Genomic segment of Streptomyces alboniger:
GATGCTCTTCGGCGGGTTCTCCGCGCTGTGGACGGGCGTCGCCCTGGTGCTGACCGGTCCCGTCTACGGCCTTGGCGCCTCGGCGGTCGGCCTGCTGGCCCTGGTCAACGCCGGGACCATGATCTGTACGCCGCTCGCGGGGCGGCAGGTGGACCGGCGGGGGCCCGACGCGGTCAATCTGGTCACGATCCTCGCGGTGCTCGCGGCGGCGGCCGTCCTCCTGCTCGGCGGCCTCGGCGGGGCCATGGGCCTCACGGCGCTCGCGGTGGGGTCGCTGCTCCTGGACGTCGCGATGCAGTCGGGGATGGTCGCCAACCAGGTGCGGATCTTCGCGCTGAGCGACGAGGCGCGCTCCCGGCTCAACACGGCGTACATGACGTGCGCCTACCTCGGCGGAAGCATCGGTTCCTGGCTCGGGGCGCGCTCCTACGGCGCCTTCGGCTGGCCGGGCGTCTGCGGGCTCGTGGCGGCGCTGGCCGCGCTGGCCCTCGTACGGCATGTGCTGCATCTGAGGACCGGCGGCGAGCGCTGAGGCCCCGCGGCGGGCGCTGAAGGAGGGGAGGCCGGTCAGCGCACTCCGTGCGGGCGGAACTGGACGCTGATGCGCCCGCCGGTGGCCCGCGCCGACTTGGGGACCGCGTGTTCCCAGGTCCGCTGGCAGGAGCCGCCCATCACGATCAGGTCGCCGTGCCCGAGCGGCCTGCGGACCGTCGCACCGCCTCGGCGCGGGCGCAGCAGCAGGTCGCGAGGGGCTCCCACGGAGAGGATGGCGACCATCGTGTCCTCGCGGGCGCCCCGGCCGACGCGGTCGCCGTGCCACGCCACGCTGTCGCGTCCGTCGCGGTAGTGGCACAGGCCGGCCGTCGTGAACTCCTCGCCGAGTTCGGTCGCGTAGTGCGCGGAAAGCGCTCGGCGCGCCTCGTCGAGTACGGGGTGCGGCAGTGGTTCACCGGCGCGGTAGAAGGCGAGCAGGCGCGGTACGTCCACGACCCGCTCGTACATCTGGCGGCGTTCGGCCTGCCACGGGACGTCCGCGGCGAGGCGTTCGAACAGGGCGTCGGCGCCGGTGAGCCAGCCCGGCAGGAGGTCGATCCACGCCCCGTCGCCGAGCACCGTCCTGCGGATTCCGTCCAGGGAGCGCAGGCGCGTGTCGTCGCTCTGATCGAAGAGTGACCCTTGGAGCTGGTGCCGTGCCATGGTGTCAGCGTACTCCTCGATCGAACATGTGTGCCAATTCGAAGACGGGCCCCTCGGGGCCCGCGTCAGGCTCCGTTCGCGATGAGGTCGTCCGCCGCGCTGTTGACCGGCTGGGGCGTGCCCGTGAGGTCCAGGATGAACAGCGGCACGTCGAGCGCGTCCGCGCGGGCGCGGGCCTCGTCCGTATATCCGGCGAGGGAGAAGAAGGCGCAGGTGGCGGGGGTGTCGTCGGTGCCGGTCGCGGCGGTGAGCCACAGGCACTCGACATCGCGCAGGCCGGTGCGGTGCAGGCCGGGGTCGACCTGGGCCAGCATCCCGCGCGCGGCGATCCGTGTCCCCGACGGCGGGCGCCGGGCGGCGCTGCGCGTGTTGAGGTAGCCGAGCCACCGCAGATACAGCGCGGCCACGGTCACGGCGTCGCGGGTGTCACGGATGGTCACCGGCCGGAAGGCGGGGCGGGGGCGGGCCGCCGTGTTGCCGATTGCCGTGCTCGGGGCCGTAGTGGACCTGCCCGGGACCGGTGCCCCGGGTGCCGGGACGACGGGGACGCGCAGGACGGCGCCGCAGTCGCAGTCCAGTTCCGGCCGCGGCCACTGGCCCTGACGGCCGCAGGCCCAGCAGCGGACGGTGACCCACTCGTCCGCCCAGCTCCGCTCGGTGACCGGCGTCGCGGGCACGCCCCTGGCCACCGGCGCGGTCATGGGGGCGCCGCACGCGCAGGGCAGGGGCGCGGGGGCGTACAGATGCTCGCGCAGGCACTCCGGGCACCGGACCGGGACGCCGCCGTCCGCCATCGTCACCACCGCCTGCCGCGCGCCGCCGCGCACCGTGCCGTCGCGCTCAGCGGGGCGACCGTCGCCCCTCGCGCCGTCTCCCGCCATCCTCCACCCGACCGGCGCCCGCCGAGGGCAAGTTGGCCCGTCCCTTGACGCTGTCCGGCGCACCCCCTTACATTGCTTCCATATAGCAGAACATTCTTTCCACAATGCGGAAACAGAAGCTCACCGCGGGGCGCGACGGGAGCCGGATCCGCCAGCCGTATCCGGCAGCCGAAAAGCTGTCGAAGCTGTCGAAGCAGGAGAACCCCATGGCTCGTATGACCGCTGCCCGCGCGGCAGTTGAGATCCTCAAGCGCGAAGGCGTCGTCAACGCGTTCGGTGTGCCGGGCGCCGCGATCAACCCCTT
This window contains:
- a CDS encoding alpha-ketoglutarate-dependent dioxygenase AlkB; this translates as MARHQLQGSLFDQSDDTRLRSLDGIRRTVLGDGAWIDLLPGWLTGADALFERLAADVPWQAERRQMYERVVDVPRLLAFYRAGEPLPHPVLDEARRALSAHYATELGEEFTTAGLCHYRDGRDSVAWHGDRVGRGAREDTMVAILSVGAPRDLLLRPRRGGATVRRPLGHGDLIVMGGSCQRTWEHAVPKSARATGGRISVQFRPHGVR